A single window of Salvelinus namaycush isolate Seneca chromosome 11, SaNama_1.0, whole genome shotgun sequence DNA harbors:
- the hsd11b1lb gene encoding hydroxysteroid 11-beta-dehydrogenase 1-like protein encodes MQVPMKTVFLIFAVCLMAVLWRDTFDPESVRNARVLVTGASTGIGEQVAYHYAKMGAQVVITARREYALQKVAANCTSLGAQKALYVTGDMSQSSDPERVVRMAVEQLGGLDILVLNHIGSTPFAMWNGDGDHVRELMQLNFLSYVNMASAALPVLEQSAGSMIVVSSLLGKITTPFVGPYAATKFAVNGFFGSMQHELAMQRSNVSLTITTLGLIDTDSAMDKIRGYTNMTAYPASDAALHIIKAGATHQKESFYPGYIYFACLCRDWFPFFRDIIIQNSYTY; translated from the exons AATCTGTTCGTAATGCCAGGGTGCTGGTGACTGGGGCTAGCACAGGCATCGGAGAACAGGTGGCATACCACTATGCCAAGATGGGCGCCCAGGTCGTCATCACAGCCAGGAGGGAGTACGCGTTACAGAAG GTGGCAGCGAACTGCACAAGCCTGGGGGCCCAGAAAGCTCTGTATGTGACAGGGGACATGTCCCAGTCCTCAGACCCAGAGAGAGTAGTGAGGATGGCTGTCGAACAACTGG GAGGTCTTGACATCCTGGTTCTAAATCACATTGGATCCACCCCATTCGCCATGTGGAACGGAGATGGGGATCACGTCAGGGAACTGATGCAG TTGAATTTCCTCAGCTATGTGAACATGGCTTCAGCAGCTTTGCCAGTACTGGAGCAGAGTGCAGGGTCTATGATCGTAGTGTCATCTCTGTTGG gtAAGATAACCACTCCTTTTGTGGGGCCCTACGCGGCCACCAAGTTTGCAGTGAACGGTTTCTTTGGTTCCATGCAGCATGAGCTAGCCATGCAGCGCAGCAATGTGTCTCTGACCATCACCACACTGGGCCTGATAGACACAGACTCAGCCATGGACAAAATCAG AGGATATACCAACATGACGGCCTACCCAGCCAGCGATGCTGCCCTCCACATCATCAAGGCCGGGGCCACCCACCAGAAGGAGTCATTTTACCCTGGATACATCTACTTCGCCTGCTTGTGCAGAGACTGGTTCCCCTTCTTCAGAGACATCATCATCCAGAACTCCTACACATATTGA